The genome window TGACCTCCTGGCGTGTGCAAACCCTGAACCTGCACAGTTCTGGACCAGCGGCGACGTTGATCACCTAAGAAATATCCTACCGACACTATGGAAATCTCCTGGAGTTGTGCGTAATTTTGGCTGGTGAAAAATTCGTGAAAAATCGGGGTTAGACGCTGAACTTCTGACACCACGCCAGCTTCTATAGCGAGTTAGCCTGTACAAAACCATACAACTTTGTTCTCAAGGACTGTTTCTTATGAAGCGCTTGTTCTGTTTGGCTGCGATTGCGGCCGTGGTGGTAGGACACTCGGTTTCGGCCCAGGCGGCTGGCCTGGAATTGGGTGTGGGGAGCACCAGTGATTCGACCATGACCTATCGGCTTGGGCTGACGTCGGAGTGGGATAAAAGCTGGTGGCAGAGCGATACTGGCCGCCTGACTGGCTATTGGAGCGGCGCCTACACGTATTGGGATGGCGACAAGCGCGCGAGTGTCAGCAGCCTGTCTTTCTCGCCGGTGTTTGTGTACGAGTTTGCCGGCCAGTCGGTCAAACCCTATATCGAGGCGGGGATCGGCGTAGCCGTGTTCTCACGTACGCGGGTCGAAGACAACAACATCGGCCAGGCCTTTCAGTTCGAAGACCGCCTGGGCTTTGGTTTGCGCTTTGCCGGTGGGCATGAGGTGGGCATCCGCGCCACGCACTATTCCAACGCGGGTATCAGCAGCAATAACGACGGGGTAGAGAGCTACTCGCTGCACTACACGTTGCCGTTGTAATCCTGAGAACACCGCTCAAACCAAATGTGGGAGCTGGCTTGCCTGCGATGCAGGCGCCTCGGTCTATGCGTTGCACCGAGGTGATGCGATCGCGGGCCGGCCCAGCTCCCAGAGTCGATTGGCGCCACATCCAGGTTCAGCGGTAAGCCGTCGCAATCCCTTCGCGCTCGGTCAAACACTCCGGCGCGCCCATCTCGAACTCCCGACAGATCAGCGGCCGTCGCTCGTAAATCGTGCACATCATCGTGTCCCGATCCAGCGCCGCGCACCAGCCGTCGTCCAGGCGCAGCATCACTTCGCCGCCCCAATCGTCGGTATCGATATAACGCTCCGGCACGCCCGTGTCGGTGATCAGCATGACTTCCAGCTGGCAGCAACAGGCCGCGCACGTCGAGCAGGTGACGGCGGGTTCGGTGATTTGAGTGTGCGGGATGTTAGTCATAGGCGCGCAGTGTAAGGCAAGCGCGTCAACGGCGTGTGATTGCTCAGACGGACGTCAGTGCCCAAGTTGCCGTGCGATCCAATGCATCACGGGGAACAGGATTGCCCAGAGCAGGCCCAGGCCGAGCATGGTCGGCACAGTGCCGTAGCCGAAACTCACCCCGGCCAATTGGCTGCCGGCGTAATAAGACAACGGCCCGCCCACCGCACCTAATAAGCTGGCGCGCCACCAGGGCTGCGCGCTCCAGGCCAGGCAATGGCGCAGTGTGGTCGCCAGTAAGGCCCACAGCAATACCAGCCAAAAAGGTATCAGCGGCCCCGGAAAGCTGAAATGGAAGACGCCAAAGTTGCGCAGCGACGTGTCGATGACAGTGCCCAGCAGGGTCACGGCGAGGATCATTTGCCCCTCCGCAGACCACGCGCTTATCCACAGCAGGTGGATGGCCAGCACTGCGCCCGCGACCAGCAACCAACGGCTGTCACCGCCCAGCACGCAGGCAAACCAGCCGCACTGGAACAGCACGGCATTCGCCAGCCGTTTAAGCATTGAAACGCCCGAGCAAAGGCGGGTTGATCGCCGCCGGCTTGGCCAGCAGCAACTGCGCGGTACCGATTGTTCGCTCCATGAATCCGCCTTCGCAGTAGCACAAATAGAATTCCCACAAGCGCAGGAAGTATTCATCGTAGCCCAACTCTGTGAGGCGGCCATGGGCGCGACGAAAGTTCTCATGCCACAGGCGTAAGGTTTTCGCGTAGTGCAGGCCGAAGTCCTCCATGTGCAGCAGGTTCATGTCGGTGTCGCGGCTGACGATGTGCAACATGTTCTGCACACAGGGCAGGGCGCCACCGGGGAAAATATAGCGCTGGATGAAGTCGACGCTGTTCTTGGCCTGCTCGAAGCGCTGTTCACGAATAGTGATGGCTTGCAGCAGCATCAATCCGTCGCGCTTGAGCAAGTGCGCGCACTGTTTGAAGTAGGTCGGCAGGAAGCGATGGCCCACTGCTTCGATCATCTCGATGGAGACCAGCTTGTCATACTGGCCGGTCAGGTCGCGGTAGTCCTGCAATAACAGGGTCACCTGGTCCTTGAGCCCCAAGGCCGCGATGCGTTTTTCGGTGTAGGCAAACTGTTCTTTGGACAAGGTTGTGGTGGTGACTTTGCAGCCATAGTGCTGCGCCGCGTACAACGCCATGCTGCCCCAACCGGTACCGATTTCCAGCAAATGGTCAGTGGGTTTGAGCGCAAGCTTCTGGCAGATGCGTTCCAGCTTGTTCAGTTGCGCCTGTTCCAGGCTGTCGTCGGGGCTTAGGAATTGCGCGGCCGAATACATCATGGTCGGGTCGAGGAATTCTTCGAACAGGTCGTTGCCCAGGTCGTAGTGGGCGGCGATGTTTTTCTGTGAGCCCTTGCGTGTATTGCGGTTGAGCCAGTGCAGGCCTTGGGTGAACGGCCGTGCCAGGCGCGCCAGCCCACCTTCCATGGCGTCGAGCACCTCCAGGTTGCTCACCATCACGCGCACCACCGAGGTCAGGTCCGGCGTGGTCCAGTAACCGTGGATAAACGCCTCGCCGGCGCCTATCGAACCGTTGGCCGCCACCAGCCCCCATACCGCTGAATCGACGATCTGGATTTCCCCCAGCAGGTGCGCTTCGCGTGCGCCGAACACTTGGCGTTCGCCGTCCTCGATCACCACCAACTGGCCGTGGCGCAGTTGGCTGAGTTGGCGCAGCACAGCCTTGCGCAGCAGTGCGCTGGTCATGCCGTTGACGTTCAGGCGGTTGGTTTTGACCGATAAGCTAGGGGATTTCATGGCGGCGATCCTTGGTATACCCGACTGCGGTGCGAGAGGCGCCATCGGCGGCCTGATGGGAAAAAATCGGTGTTCGTTTGAGCAACAAGCGCATGGCCTGCCAGTAAATGGCGAGGCAGGTTTTGGCGGTCATCCACGGGAAGCGCCGCAGGTAGCGATGCAGGCTGGCGCGGTTAAGTGCTTCTTTGTGCAGGCTCAACGTGGCGTCGAAGACCTTCAAATCGCCCTGCCAATCGGCCATGTGCACGCCGAGTTTGGCGGCGGGTGGGCTGAAGCTCATGCGGTATTCCAGGTCGCGCGGCAAAAACGGCGAGACATGGAAGGCCTTGGCCACGGCGAAGTGCTGATGCTCATCCGCGCCGAGCGCCTGGGCCGGCAGCACGTAGTGATAGCGCTCGCGCCATGGGGTGTTGGTCACTTCACACAGGATCGCGGCCAGTCGGCCATCGGCCTCGAAACAGTAGAAGAAACTCACCGGGTTAAAAGCCAGGCCCCAACTGCGGGCCTGGGTCAGCAGGCAGATAACGCCCTGAGGTGTACGCCCCAGGGCCTTGCCGACTTCCTGGCGCACGGCATCGCTCAAGCTCATGCCGTGGCGGGTAAACTCACGCAGATAATCCTGCTGGCGAAAGCCGAAGGGCGCCAGCCAGCCGGTGCCGGCCAGCGGTGACAAACCGAGCACTTCGTCTTGTTCGCTTAAGTCCAGGTACAGCAGGCCGATGCGGTAGCGGAAGGCGTGGGCCTTGGGCGCAAACCGGCGATGGGCGATCCAGCCGCTGTACAGGGCGCTGTTCACAGGGTTTCTCCAAAGGCCTGGGCCACACGCAATGCGCTGACCACGCCGTCCTCGTGGAAACCATTGGCCCAGTAGGCACCGCAATAAAACGTATGGCGCGCGCCGTGCAATTCTTCCCAGCGCCCTTGGGCGTCCACAGCGGCGAGGCTGTATTGCGGGTGGGCGTAGGTGTAGCGCGCGAGGATTTTCAGCGGGTTGATCATCGGCGTCTGGTTCAGGCTGACGCAGAAGGTGGTGGCGCTGTCGATACCTTGCAGGATGTTCATGTCGTAGGTAACGGCGGCCTGTGTCTGCGCATCGCCGCTCAGCCGATAATTCCAGCTGGCCCAGGCCAGTTTGCGGTCCGGCAGCAGGCGTGTGTCGGTGTGCAGCACCACGTCATTGTCGGCATAGGGCAATGCGCCGAGGATCTCTTGTTCGGCCTGGCTCGGGTCGGCCAGCATGGCCAGGGCCTGATCGCTGTGACAGGCGAACACCACACGATCAAATGTTTCGCTGCCGGCAGGGCTGTGGATAACCACGCCGTCATCGGTGCGTTCTACTTTATGCACAGGACAATTGAGGCGGATCTGCTCGCGAAAACTGCGGGTCAGCGGCTCGATGTAGCTGCTGGAGCCGCCTTCGATCACGCACCACTGTGGGCGGTTGCTGATCGACAGCAAGCCGTGGTTCTTAAAGAACCGGACAAAGAATTGCAGCGGAAACCCCAGCATGTCAGCCAGGGACATCGACCAGATCGCCGCGCCCATCGGCACGATGTAATGCCGGATAAACCGTGGGCCGTAACCGCCGGCTTCAAGGTAGTCGCCGAGGGTCATCTGCGCGCTGATGCGTTGCTCTTGCAGGTCCAGCGGGGCCTGGCGGTTGAAGCGCAAAATGTCGCGCAACATGCCCCAGAACCCGGGCGACAGAATATTGCGCCGCTGGGCAAACAGGCTGTTGAGGTTGTTGCCGTTGTACTCGAACCCGGCATGCTGGTCACACACCGAAAAGCTCATCTCGGTGGGTTTGAACTTCACGCCGATCTGCTCAAGCAGGCGGATGAAGTTGGGGTAGGTCCAGTCGTTGAACACGATAAAGCCGGTGTCCACCGCATAGCGTTGGCCCTCGACGGTGACGTCGACCGTGTGGGTATGCCCGCCGATGCGCTCGCCCGCTTCGAACAGGGTGATGTCATGGCGACGGCTGAGCAGGTAGGCGCTGGTCAGCCCGGCGATACCGCTGCCGATAATGGCGATCTTCACAGTTTGTCCTTCTGCGGCGGAGGGCTGCGCAGCATGCGTTTGCCGATCATCAGCTGAACGCGGTTGGGCAGCTTCGACAGCGGCCACAGGGTGGCGATAAACAGGGCCGGAAAGGCGATTTCCAGCGGGCGTTTGCCCAGCTTGGCAACGATATGTTTCGCGGCCTTGTCGGCGGACCAGCTCAACGGCATCGGGAAATCGTTGCGTTCGGTCAATGGCGTGTCGACGAAGCCCGGGCTGATCACCGTGACGTCGATGTTCTCGGTCGACAGGCTGATGCGCAGCGATTCGAACAAGTAGCGCAGCCCGGCTTTGGACGCCCCATAGGCTTCGGCGCGTGGCATCGGCAGGTACGTCACAGCGCTGGCCACGCCCACCAGGTGCGGTGATTGCCCGACGCGTAACAGTGGCAGCGCGGCTTCGATGCAATAAGCGCTCGCCAGCAGGTTGGTGCGTACCACGTGCTCGACGATGGAGGCGTCAAACTGCCGGGCGTCCACGTATTCACAGGTGCCGGCATTGAGGATCACCGTGTCCACTGAGCCCCAGACCACGCTGATGTGCTCGCCGATCTCGCGCACGGTCTGGCTGTTGGTCAGGTCGCCGGCCACCACCAGCACTTGCCCCGGATAACGTTGGGCGAGTGCTTCCAGCGGGCCTTTTGTGCGCGAGCTGAGGGCTACGTGGGCGCCGCTGTTGAGCAACTCCACGGCCAGTGAGGCACCGATGCCACTGCTGGCGCCGGTCAGCCAATATCGGCGGGGCGGTGTCAGGCTCATCCCATTCTCCTTTTCAGCCAACGCACTGCGGGGCCGAGTATTGGCAGGTGTTCATAGAGCAAGGCACCGGCATCGAAATAGTCACGATGGCGGTAGACCTTGTCGCGCCACATCAGGTGCGAGCAGCCTTCCACGCGTATCACCTCTGCGCGCTTCAGCCGTGGGTGGCTAAAACTCATTTTCCAGCGCAAATAGCCTTCGCCTTCGGCCACCTGGTCGAAGCCGTGAAAGTCGAAACGCAGCTGGCTGACATTGCTGTACAGCTCGGCGAAGTAGCGGTGCAGCGCGGGCAAGCCCTGCACTTCATGCAACGGGTCGGTAAAGGTGATGTCTTTGGCGTACAGGCCGTCGAGCAGGTGCAGGTTGTGCTTGTCCAGCGTCGCGAAGGCCTGGGCGAAGCGCGGCAGGAAGTCACTCATGTAAACCTCCGACGGCTTCGCGCGACGGCAGGCTGCGGAATGCGGCCAAGGCCCGTTCACGGGATTTCTTCAGGTCGACAATCGCGCGCGGGTAGTGCGCCACACCGAACAGGCCGCCGACGGCCTCAGGGTTGTGCACGTCCTTTTTATTCAGCGCGGCCAGTTCGGGCAGCCAGTGCTTGATGAACACGCCTTCACTGTCGAATTTTTCGGACTGGCTCAGCGGGCTGAAAATTCGGAAATAGGGCGCCGAGTCGGTGCCGGTGGATGAGCTCCACTGCCAGCCGCCGTTGTTGGCCGCCAGGTCGCCGTCGATCAGGTGGCGCATGAAAAAACGCTCGCCCTCGCGCCAGTCGATCAGCAGGTTCTTGGTCAGGAACATCGCTACGACCATGCGCAGGCGGTTGTGCATCCAGCCGGTTTCCAGCAATTGGCGCATGGCCGCGTCGATGATTGGCAGGCCGGTGCGCGCTTCCTGCCAGGCGGCGAGGTCTTCGGGCGCGTTGCGCCAGGCCACCGCTTCGGTTTCGGGGCGGAAGGCGCGGTGGCGCGAGACCCGTGGGTAGCCGACCAGGATATGTTTGTAGAACTCGCGCCAGAGCAGCTCGTTGATCCAGGTGATCGTGCCAACATCGCCACTTTCGAACTCGCCCTGGTTGGTCTGCAAGGCGGCATGCAGGCACTGTCGCGGCGAAACCACACCGGCAGCGAGGTAGGCGGAGAGTTGGCTGGTGCCGGGTTTGGCCGGGAAGTCGCGTTCGTCCTTGTAGTAGCTGATCTGTTGATCGGCAAAAGCGTCGAGGCGGCGCTTGGCTTCGTCTTCACCGGCGGGCCAGAGCGCGCGCAAGGTTTCGCTCGGCGGCTGGAACCCTTCCACCTGTGTGGGCACGGGGTCGCTTGTCAGGTGTGTTTTTGCCTGGGCTTTAGGCGTTGCGACCACGGGCGGCAGGGCGCTGTGCAGGCGGCTGTAGCAGACTTTGCGGAACTGGCTGAAAACCTGGAAGTAGGTGCCGGTTTTGGTCAACACGCTGCCGGGTTGGAAAAACAACTGGTCCAGATAACGGTGGAACGTCACGCCGTCGGTTTCCAGGGTTTGGGCGACGGCGGCATCGCGGCGGCTCTCGTGGATGCCGTATTCCTCGTTGACGTGCACCGACTCAATCGACAGTTCCCGGCACAGCGTGCTCAGCACGGCGGGGGCCTGGTCCCAGGTCGCGGCAGTGCGGATCAGCAAGGGAATGTTCAATGCGCCGAGCGCCCGGCTCAGGTGCTGCAGGTTGCGCAGCCAGAAGTCGACTTTGCACGGCGCATCATCGTGGGCCAGCCATTGTTCGGGGCTGATCAGGTACACGGCAACGACCGGGCCTCGCTGGCTTGCGGCGGCCAGGGCAGTGTTGTCGTTCAGGCGCAGGTCGGTGCGCAGCCAGATCAAATGCATTTAAAGAAGTCCACGCTGGATCAGTATCTGATGGGCCGACAACGGGTCCTCGGCCACGAACAATTCAGGGGTGTCACGGGTTAATACGGCTAACTCGGCCTGGTGGATGCATACCGTTGGTCCGGCAACCAAGGTTGGGCAACTGACGCCGCCCAGTAGTTTCACGAGTGAAGGCAGGTGCAGGGCCTTGCTCGAATACAGCAGCACGGCACGCGGTTGCAGGTGTTCCACGGCCAGTGCCAATTCACCCACCGGCAAAGGCCAGTCGAACACTTCCACTGGGCAATCGGCGCTGCTGGCGAGCCACGCGCTGAGCCACAGGTGCGGCTCCAGGGGCAGGTCGGAATGGTTGACCAACAGCAGTGGGGCGCCTTGCAGTTGGCGGTTGTTGTGGTAGATCCGCGCACCGAATTTGCTGCGTAGCCATGACAGGAAAAACACCCGCTCCATCTGCGCGCCGAATTGGCCCTGCCAGCGTTGTTCGAGTTCCTGCAGCAGCGGCAGCATCAATTGCTCACACAAGGTGCGTGGCGGGTAGAGCGCCATGGCCTGGTTGACCGCGTCATCGACCCGGCGCTCGGCCAAATCGCTGATCGCGGCTACCAGGTTCTGGCGCAACGCCTGCCATTCGTTTTCGACGGTGTCCGGGATGACTTGGGCGGAGTCGATAAGGTTTTTAACCTGGCTCACCGGTACGCCGCGGTTGAGCCAAGTGAGGATGGTGTGTATGCGTTGCACGTGTTCGGCGCTGAACAGCCGATGACCTTTGGGTGTGCGCTGGGGCACGATCAACCCGTAGCGGCGTTCCCAGGCGCGCAGGGTCACGGCGTTGACGCCGGTCTGGCGCGCCACTTCACGAATCGGCAGCCAGCCGTTCTGGAGGGCCTGGGCGATGTCTTCGCCAGGTTCGTCTTGCAGGGCAGCTTTCATGAGGTGCCTTTCATGGGTTAGATCGCATTACGCAGGCTGAGGTTTTCCGGGTGCGGTTGCAGGTAGGCCTGCTGCGCGATGTAGCGATCCGGGTGTTGGCGAAAGTGGTGTTTGAGCAGGGTAAGGGGCACCACCAGCGGCACGATGCCGTGGCGGTATTGGCCGATGACGGTTTGCATTTCCTGCTTGTCGTCGGCGCTGATGGCCTGCTTGAGGTAGCCGCTGATGTGCTGCAACACGTTGGTGTGAGTGCCACGGGTGGCGCATTTTTTCAGGCCGGTCATCAGTTCGCTGAAGTAACCGGCGGCCAACGCGTCAAGGTCGATGCCTTTGCCCATGCTGCCCAGCAGGTGGCCGAGGCTTTTGTAATGCGCCGGGCTGTGGGCCATCAACAGGTATTTGTAGCGCGAGTGAAAAGCCAGCAGGCGGTGACGGGTGAGGCCTTCGGCCAGCAACTGTTGCCAACTGGCATAGACGAACACGCGGGTCAGGAAGTTTTCCCGCAGCACCGGGTCATTCAGCCGACCGTCTTCTTCCACTGGCAGGTTGGGGTGGCGTGCACAAAATGCCTGGGCGTAAATGCCACGCCCGCCGCCCTCTGCCGGCGTGCCGTTGTCGCGGTAGACCTTGACCCGTTCCAGGCCGCACGAGGGCGATTTCTGCATGAAGATGTAGCCGCACAGGTCGGTATGTTCCGACGCCATTTGCTGGCCGTAATCGTCCAGTGGCTGCGTTACATTGAGCTCACGGTGCACCGTGCCGACGGCTTGCGGGTGGGCAGGGTCGCCCACCAGGCGGATCGGTTCGCGGGGGATACCCAGGCCGATCGCGACTTCGGGGCACAGCGGCACAAACTCGAAGTAGTCGGCCAGGGTTTGGCTGCACAGCAGGGATTGTTTGTGTCCGCCGTTGAAGCGCACGTTCTCGCCTAATAGGCAGGCGCTGATGGCGATCTTCGGTTTTCCAGTGCTGGACATGTTCAAACCTCTCCGAGATTCCTATACAGGCTGTTAAGCCTGTACAACTGAATCTCATCATAGGTTTGATGCTGTACAAGTCAAATATTTTGTACAAGTATTTGCGAGCAGGCTATTTCCAGCCGATTCGCCAATCTTCAGCATTTTGCAGGGTTTGCCAGGCCAGGCGTTGCGTACGCTGGGTCATGACCGCTTGCAGTTCGATGTCGAGCACGGTGCCTTCTTCGTCACGAAACAGCTCGGTGACCAAGAAGTGTTTCTCTTTGTTACGTGGATGCGCTGCTGTCCACTTCGACAGCAGCAATTTGGCTGGGTTGATGCGGTTCATTGCGAATGCTCAATCAAACGTCGCGCAGCTTCCTGACCGCTCAGCCACGCCCCCTCGACCCGGCCGGACAGGCACCAGTCGCCGCACACATACAAGCCCAGGTCGGCATCGGCGAGTACCCCGAATTCGTGGCTGCTGGATGGGCGTGCGTAGAGCCAGCGATGGGCGAGGCTGAAGGACGGTGCGGGCATGGCGCTGTGCAGTAATTCGGCGAAGGCGCCGTGCAGGTGTTCGATCACCGCTTCCTTGGGCAGGTCCAGATGCGCCCTGCTCCAGGCGCTGGTGGCGTGCAGTACCCACGTGTCGAGGGTGGTGTCGCGCCCAGGTTTACTGCGGTTGCGCGCCAGCCAGTCGAGGGGGCTGTCTTGCACGAAGCAGCCTTCCATCGGTGTGTCCAACGGTTTGTCGAAGGCCAGGGCAATCGCCCAGGTCGGGTCCATCTTCACCCCGGCGGCAGCGCTCGCCAGCTTGGGTGCAGCGGCCAGCAGCGCTGTGGCTTGGGGGGCCGGCGTGGCGATGACCACATGGCTGAACGGGCCGTGATTGCCGCCGTCGGCGTCCAGCAGGTTCCAATGGTGTTTGCCTTGGAACACTTCGGTGATGCGGCAACCGAATTCCACCGGCAAGTCGTCGAGCAGCGCACGGGTGATGGCGCTCATGCGCGGCGTGCCGACCCAGCGAATCTGTTCATCGGGGGAGGGCGTGAGTTGGCCGGATTTGAAGTTGTACAGCTGCGGTTTCCACTGCTCAGCCCAGCCGTTGCTTTGCCAGCGTTGCACCTCGTTGACGAAGCGCCGGTCGCGGGCGGTGAAATATTGTGCGCCCATGTCCAACGCGCCGGCATCGCTGCGTTTACTGGACATGCGGCCGCCACTGCCACGGCTTTTATCGAAGAGTTGTACAGCGTGCCCCGCGTCTCTTAACGCTCGGGCGGCGGAGAGACCGGCGATGCCGGTGCCGATGATCGCGATGGGAACAGTCATGGGAGGCCTCGTTTTACCGTTGGGTACAGACTACGCCGACACCAATAGCTGTACAATATTGTTTTTTGGTATAAGTTTTGGCGTACCTGTTTGTGTGGCGTGACCTATGGTTAAAGCTGAGGCTTAAACCGCGTAACGCCCATTTACATAAAGTCCCTGCTTATAAAATAGACTAGCGATGGGCGGCAAACGTTACATGAGGAGGAACCCATGCATATTTTGCTGACCGGCGGTACTGGTTTGATTGGTCGCCAACTCTGCCAGCACTGGCTTGCCCAAGGGCATCGCCTGACTGTTTGGAGCCGTGAACCGGACACCGTCGCCAAGTGGTGCGGTGATGAGGTGTTGGGTGTCGGCCGCCTGGAAGACGTGATAGGTGCCGTGGATGCGGTGGTCAACCTGGCCGGCGCGCCCATTGCTGATCGTCCGTGGACCAAAAAGCGCAAGGCCCTGTTGTGGAGCAGTCGCATCAGTCTCACTGAAACGTTGCTGGCGTGGATGGAAGGCCTGGCGCAAAAGCCGGCGGTGCTGATTTCCGGTTCTGCCGTGGGGTGGTATGGCGACGGTGGCGAGCGCGAATTGACCGAAGCCAGCGGCCCGGTGCTGGACGACTTCCCCAGCCAGCTGTGCATCGCCTGGGAAGAAACCGCGTTGCGCGCCGAATCCTTGGGCGTGCGCGTGGTGCTGGTGCGCACCGGCCTGGTGTTGGCGGCGCAGGGCGGCTTTTTGTCACGGCTGCTGCTGCCGTTCAAGCTGGCGCTGGGCGGGCCGATCGGCGATGGTCGGCAGTGGATGCCGTGGGTTCATATCAAAGATCAAATCGCCCTGATTGATTTTCTTCTGCACAAGGGTGACGCCAGCGGTCCTTATAATGCCTGCGCGCCGCACCCGGTGCGTAATCGTGAGTTCGCCAAGGCCCTGGGCCAGGTGTTGCACCGCCCGGCGTTCATGCCGATGCCGGCGTTTGCATTGAAGCTCGGGCTGGGCGAGCTGTCCGGGTTATTGCTGGGCGGGCAGAAAGCCGTTCCCGAGCGGCTGCTGGCTGCCGGTTTCACTTTTCAGTTCACTGAGTTGCACGCGGCCCTGGAAGACTTGTCCAGCCGCCTCTAGAGATAGGATGTTGCATGACGGATCACGCGTTGTTACTGGTCAACCTGGGTTCACCGGCGTCCACTTCGGTGGCCGATGTGCGCAGCTACCTCAATCAATTCCTGATGGACCCTTATGTGATCGACCTGCCGTGGCCGGTACGGCGCTTGCTGGTGTCGCTGATCCTGATCAAGCGTCCCGAGCAGTCCGCGCACGCTTATGCCTCGATCTGGTGGGACGAGGGCTCGCCGCTGGTGGTATTGAGCCGTCGCCTGCAGCAGCAAATGACGGCGCAGTGGACCCACGGCCCGGTGGAACTGGCGATGCGTTACGGCGAGCCGTCCCTTGAAACAACGTTGACGCGCCTGGCCGCTCAGGGCATCGAGAAAGTCACCCTGGCGCCGCTGTACCCGCAGTTTGCCGACAGCACCGTAACCACGGTGATTGAAGAGGCCAAACGGGTCGTGCGCGACAAAAAGCTCAAGGTGCAGTTCTCGATCCTGCAACCGTTCTACGATCAGCCGGAATACCTCGACGCCTTGGTCGCGAGTGTCCGGCCGTATGTGGAGCAGGATTACGATCATTTACTGCTGAGTTTTCACGGCCTGCCCGAGCGTCACCTGACAAAACTCGACCCGACCGGCGGGCATTGCTTCAAAGATGCCGATTGCTGCAAGAACGCCTCGCCCGAGGTGCTTGCGACCTGCTACCGTGCGCAATGCTTCAGCGTCGCGCGGGACTTTGCCGCGCGCATGGGGCTGCCGGAAGGCAAGTGGTCGGTGGCCTTCCAGTCGCGCCTTGGCCGGGCGAAGTGGATCGAACCCTACACCGAAGCCCGCCTGGAAGCACTGGCCCAGCAAGGCGTGAAAAAGTTGCTGGTGATGTGCCCGGCGTTTGTAGCGGACTGCATTGAGACGCTGGAAGAGATTGGTGATCGCGGCCTGGAGCAGTTCCGCGAAGCGGGAGGCGAGGAGTTGGTGTTGGTGCCATGCCTCAATGATGACCCGCAATGGGCCTCGGCGCTCAATACACTCTGTGAAAGAGCGCCGTTGGCACTGTAATCAGATTGTCGAAACGCTAGAAATCAAATGTGGGAGTCGGGCAAGCCCGGCTCCCACATGGGTGTGTAGTGTTTACTCGTGGTGGGGTTCGCCGAGGAAGGTCAGCGAGGTGAACAACCCGCGTGTCGCCACATCGGCATTGTCTTTGAGCGGCAGCTCCACCTGCGCGGCAATCACATTCAACCCTTCATTACGCACCAGCACTTGAGCCCGACCGTCTTTGTCGGTCTCGGTGCTCAGGGTGTTCGGCGCATTGCGATAGTCGCCTACCAGCTTGATCCCCGCCGCCGGCTTGCCATCCAGCAGCACCCGCACCGGCAATGACTTGCCCGGCCCTACCGTCAATGGATCAACTTCCGGCAGGATCAACAGCTTGATCTGATCCAGCTTCGGCAACTTCGCTCCCGGCTGGTAAATCGCCAGGCTGTACTTGAAGGTCTGGGTC of Pseudomonas fluorescens contains these proteins:
- the phrB gene encoding deoxyribodipyrimidine photo-lyase, translated to MHLIWLRTDLRLNDNTALAAASQRGPVVAVYLISPEQWLAHDDAPCKVDFWLRNLQHLSRALGALNIPLLIRTAATWDQAPAVLSTLCRELSIESVHVNEEYGIHESRRDAAVAQTLETDGVTFHRYLDQLFFQPGSVLTKTGTYFQVFSQFRKVCYSRLHSALPPVVATPKAQAKTHLTSDPVPTQVEGFQPPSETLRALWPAGEDEAKRRLDAFADQQISYYKDERDFPAKPGTSQLSAYLAAGVVSPRQCLHAALQTNQGEFESGDVGTITWINELLWREFYKHILVGYPRVSRHRAFRPETEAVAWRNAPEDLAAWQEARTGLPIIDAAMRQLLETGWMHNRLRMVVAMFLTKNLLIDWREGERFFMRHLIDGDLAANNGGWQWSSSTGTDSAPYFRIFSPLSQSEKFDSEGVFIKHWLPELAALNKKDVHNPEAVGGLFGVAHYPRAIVDLKKSRERALAAFRSLPSREAVGGLHE
- a CDS encoding TIGR01777 family oxidoreductase, whose protein sequence is MHILLTGGTGLIGRQLCQHWLAQGHRLTVWSREPDTVAKWCGDEVLGVGRLEDVIGAVDAVVNLAGAPIADRPWTKKRKALLWSSRISLTETLLAWMEGLAQKPAVLISGSAVGWYGDGGERELTEASGPVLDDFPSQLCIAWEETALRAESLGVRVVLVRTGLVLAAQGGFLSRLLLPFKLALGGPIGDGRQWMPWVHIKDQIALIDFLLHKGDASGPYNACAPHPVRNREFAKALGQVLHRPAFMPMPAFALKLGLGELSGLLLGGQKAVPERLLAAGFTFQFTELHAALEDLSSRL
- a CDS encoding MerR family transcriptional regulator translates to MKAALQDEPGEDIAQALQNGWLPIREVARQTGVNAVTLRAWERRYGLIVPQRTPKGHRLFSAEHVQRIHTILTWLNRGVPVSQVKNLIDSAQVIPDTVENEWQALRQNLVAAISDLAERRVDDAVNQAMALYPPRTLCEQLMLPLLQELEQRWQGQFGAQMERVFFLSWLRSKFGARIYHNNRQLQGAPLLLVNHSDLPLEPHLWLSAWLASSADCPVEVFDWPLPVGELALAVEHLQPRAVLLYSSKALHLPSLVKLLGGVSCPTLVAGPTVCIHQAELAVLTRDTPELFVAEDPLSAHQILIQRGLL
- a CDS encoding YbgA family protein; amino-acid sequence: MSSTGKPKIAISACLLGENVRFNGGHKQSLLCSQTLADYFEFVPLCPEVAIGLGIPREPIRLVGDPAHPQAVGTVHRELNVTQPLDDYGQQMASEHTDLCGYIFMQKSPSCGLERVKVYRDNGTPAEGGGRGIYAQAFCARHPNLPVEEDGRLNDPVLRENFLTRVFVYASWQQLLAEGLTRHRLLAFHSRYKYLLMAHSPAHYKSLGHLLGSMGKGIDLDALAAGYFSELMTGLKKCATRGTHTNVLQHISGYLKQAISADDKQEMQTVIGQYRHGIVPLVVPLTLLKHHFRQHPDRYIAQQAYLQPHPENLSLRNAI
- a CDS encoding TIGR02450 family Trp-rich protein, which translates into the protein MNRINPAKLLLSKWTAAHPRNKEKHFLVTELFRDEEGTVLDIELQAVMTQRTQRLAWQTLQNAEDWRIGWK
- the hemH gene encoding ferrochelatase; protein product: MTDHALLLVNLGSPASTSVADVRSYLNQFLMDPYVIDLPWPVRRLLVSLILIKRPEQSAHAYASIWWDEGSPLVVLSRRLQQQMTAQWTHGPVELAMRYGEPSLETTLTRLAAQGIEKVTLAPLYPQFADSTVTTVIEEAKRVVRDKKLKVQFSILQPFYDQPEYLDALVASVRPYVEQDYDHLLLSFHGLPERHLTKLDPTGGHCFKDADCCKNASPEVLATCYRAQCFSVARDFAARMGLPEGKWSVAFQSRLGRAKWIEPYTEARLEALAQQGVKKLLVMCPAFVADCIETLEEIGDRGLEQFREAGGEELVLVPCLNDDPQWASALNTLCERAPLAL
- a CDS encoding NAD(P)/FAD-dependent oxidoreductase encodes the protein MTVPIAIIGTGIAGLSAARALRDAGHAVQLFDKSRGSGGRMSSKRSDAGALDMGAQYFTARDRRFVNEVQRWQSNGWAEQWKPQLYNFKSGQLTPSPDEQIRWVGTPRMSAITRALLDDLPVEFGCRITEVFQGKHHWNLLDADGGNHGPFSHVVIATPAPQATALLAAAPKLASAAAGVKMDPTWAIALAFDKPLDTPMEGCFVQDSPLDWLARNRSKPGRDTTLDTWVLHATSAWSRAHLDLPKEAVIEHLHGAFAELLHSAMPAPSFSLAHRWLYARPSSSHEFGVLADADLGLYVCGDWCLSGRVEGAWLSGQEAARRLIEHSQ